The following coding sequences are from one Sulfurospirillum tamanense window:
- a CDS encoding DegT/DnrJ/EryC1/StrS family aminotransferase, with protein sequence MIPVNTPLLNGNEKKYLNECIDTGWVSSEGPFVARFEKEMASYTGREFAIACANGSAALDIAVKALGFQKGDEVIMPSFTIISCAQALIGQGITPVLVDNDFYTFNMSADAIEGKITQKTKAIMIVHIYGLSVDIDPIIALAKKHNLKIIEDAAQMHGQEYKGKKCGSFGDISIFSFYPNKLITTGEGGMILTDNENLYERSKSLRNLCFGKERFIHEELGWNYRMTNMQAALGVAQLEQINKFVKKKRNMGKKYNELLNGIKAINLPIAKTSYCENIYWVYAITLKNNYKKNVKDVVNELGALGVGTRPFFYPIHLQPVLKKMGFFANEKLPNSEKLYARGFYIPSGLGLTEEEIEKVSDVLHKVLI encoded by the coding sequence ATGATACCAGTAAATACGCCTTTGCTGAATGGGAATGAAAAGAAATATCTTAATGAGTGCATAGATACAGGCTGGGTAAGTAGTGAAGGCCCCTTTGTGGCGCGTTTTGAAAAGGAGATGGCTAGCTATACAGGAAGAGAGTTTGCAATAGCATGCGCAAATGGGAGTGCAGCGCTGGACATTGCGGTTAAGGCCCTAGGATTTCAGAAAGGAGATGAGGTCATTATGCCTTCCTTCACAATCATATCTTGCGCTCAGGCATTGATAGGCCAGGGGATAACCCCCGTTCTCGTTGATAACGATTTTTATACATTCAATATGAGTGCTGATGCGATTGAGGGTAAAATTACACAAAAAACAAAAGCTATCATGATTGTTCATATTTACGGATTGTCTGTAGACATAGATCCAATTATCGCCTTAGCTAAAAAACATAACTTGAAAATAATTGAAGATGCTGCTCAAATGCATGGTCAAGAGTACAAAGGTAAAAAGTGCGGTAGTTTTGGGGATATAAGCATTTTTAGTTTTTATCCAAATAAGCTTATTACTACCGGCGAAGGTGGTATGATTCTTACAGATAACGAAAACCTTTATGAAAGATCAAAAAGCTTGCGAAATCTCTGTTTTGGAAAAGAGCGATTTATTCATGAAGAGCTTGGATGGAATTATCGTATGACAAATATGCAGGCAGCATTAGGGGTTGCCCAGTTGGAACAAATAAATAAGTTTGTCAAAAAAAAGCGCAATATGGGCAAAAAATATAATGAACTTTTAAATGGGATTAAAGCTATAAATTTACCAATAGCAAAAACTTCATATTGTGAAAATATTTACTGGGTCTATGCTATTACATTAAAAAATAATTATAAAAAAAATGTAAAAGATGTTGTAAATGAACTTGGGGCGCTTGGTGTGGGAACAAGGCCATTTTTTTATCCCATTCACCTCCAGCCTGTGTTGAAAAAAATGGGTTTTTTTGCAAATGAAAAGCTCCCAAATAGTGAAAAACTTTACGCTAGAGGTTTTTATATCCCAAGCGGTTTGGGTTTGACTGAAGAGGAGATTGAAAAAGTGTCTGATGTTCTCCATAAGGTCTTAATATGA
- a CDS encoding class I SAM-dependent DNA methyltransferase, protein MSSFGDIYSKYYDLLYGDKDYVGEVDYVIGLLNSFGAKEAKTVLDLGCGTGKHAELFCEKGYVVHGVDSSKDMLKIAQSRRSGREDGLSFSCSKIQHLNLKKKFDVVTSLFHVMGYQNSNEDLVQAFRVAKEHLQCGGLFIFDFWYGPAVLTDLPKVKVKRFENKFIKITRIAEPALRAQENVVDIEFDVFIEDKFSNNITQKKEIHSMRYFFDTELELICHLVDFEILEKYAWMRQKSLGFDSWNAVWILKAK, encoded by the coding sequence ATGAGCTCTTTTGGCGATATATATTCAAAATATTACGATTTACTTTACGGCGATAAAGACTATGTTGGTGAAGTAGACTATGTGATTGGATTGTTGAACTCCTTTGGGGCTAAAGAGGCCAAGACAGTTTTAGATTTAGGTTGCGGCACGGGAAAGCATGCTGAATTGTTTTGCGAAAAGGGCTATGTTGTTCACGGCGTAGATTCAAGTAAAGATATGCTTAAAATAGCACAAAGCAGGAGAAGTGGAAGAGAGGATGGACTTAGTTTTAGTTGTTCAAAAATTCAGCACTTAAATCTTAAAAAAAAGTTTGATGTAGTAACCTCCTTGTTTCATGTGATGGGTTATCAAAATTCGAACGAGGATTTGGTTCAGGCGTTTAGGGTGGCGAAAGAGCACTTGCAATGTGGAGGACTCTTTATTTTTGATTTTTGGTACGGACCAGCAGTCTTGACCGACCTGCCTAAGGTTAAAGTAAAAAGATTTGAAAATAAATTCATCAAGATAACACGCATTGCAGAACCAGCTTTAAGGGCTCAAGAAAATGTTGTTGATATAGAGTTTGATGTTTTTATTGAAGATAAATTTTCCAATAATATTACACAAAAAAAAGAGATACACTCAATGCGTTATTTTTTTGACACAGAATTGGAGCTTATTTGTCATTTAGTTGACTTTGAGATTCTTGAAAAATATGCATGGATGAGACAGAAGAGTTTGGGTTTTGATAGTTGGAATGCAGTTTGGATTTTAAAAGCTAAATAA
- a CDS encoding cupin domain-containing protein produces the protein MIKTIIHNTQQLAIIIKNRYQKDGVEFFTPSDYSQQLAYMSHKKGKKIDAHIHNRVSRDVYLTQEVLVIRKGKLRVDFYSQEKAYLESVVLESGDVILLASGGHGFEVLEDLEMIEIKQGPYLGDEDKTRFEHVSSDKLDIKQ, from the coding sequence ATGATTAAGACAATTATCCACAACACCCAGCAACTTGCAATTATTATAAAGAATAGATATCAAAAAGATGGCGTTGAATTTTTTACCCCAAGTGACTATTCTCAACAATTGGCATATATGTCTCATAAAAAAGGTAAAAAAATTGATGCACATATACACAATAGGGTCTCTCGGGACGTTTATTTAACTCAAGAAGTTCTTGTAATAAGAAAAGGAAAACTTAGAGTAGATTTTTATTCTCAAGAGAAAGCTTATTTGGAAAGTGTAGTTTTGGAAAGCGGAGATGTAATTTTGCTCGCAAGCGGTGGGCATGGGTTTGAGGTGTTGGAGGATTTGGAAATGATTGAAATTAAGCAAGGTCCGTATTTGGGGGATGAAGACAAAACACGATTTGAGCATGTTTCAAGCGACAAATTGGATATAAAACAATGA